The following proteins are encoded in a genomic region of Clostridia bacterium:
- a CDS encoding ATP-dependent Clp protease ATP-binding subunit, which yields MLCSKCKKRVAVVFVTKMDNGKPVNEGYCIPCAREMNLPNIRNIIDRMGMTEEDIEAVNESMAQLIGDGDMFEPGGTAPMPFFQVSGDKESKDDGKKQRGKGKKAQEQPEKEQKRKFLDGFCINLSERVRQGKVDRIIGRDKEIYRAVQILNRRIKNNPCLIGEAGVGKTAIAEGLAYALQHADFIPPRLRKKEIHLLDLTALVAGTQFRGQFESRVKGLVDEVKREGNIILFIDEVHNLIGTGESEGGMNAANILKPALSRGEIQVIGATTFGEYRKYIEKDAALERRFQTINVDEPSVAETAAILEGIKGYYEEHHGVKLDDGLCYKAASLAAKYITDRFMPDKAIDLIDEACSTASIKNKEAAKLAELEEKIAELSAREEELTNVEASEGGEENKDEIFKEIADLRVERCRLEEDAEKLRQKNLIMPVTIAELASVIELWTGIPADRIKEQEFDKLSLLEERIKRRVIGQDEAVEAVVRAVKRARAGLTTRRRPASFVFMGPTGVGKTELVRVMAEELFDTKENFIRLDMSEYMEKHSVSKLVGSPPGYIGYDEQGQLTERVRRKPNSIILFDEIEKAHADVLNILLQILDEGRLTDAHGRRVNFENTIVVMTSNAGSGTGVSTLGFTGGGGGSFDKTKAEKALKEIMRPELLSRIDDVIFFNKLTLDNYKDIAGLMLDELASGMKEKGLSLEYGDDVRLWLASRAEGSQQSARELRRLIRRNVEDEVAELMVTGKIKSGVALSADGEELKITAK from the coding sequence ATGCTTTGCAGCAAATGTAAAAAACGCGTGGCGGTAGTCTTCGTCACGAAAATGGATAACGGCAAGCCGGTCAACGAGGGCTACTGCATACCCTGCGCCCGCGAAATGAACCTCCCGAACATCCGCAACATCATCGACCGCATGGGTATGACCGAGGAGGATATAGAAGCGGTCAACGAGAGTATGGCGCAGCTTATAGGCGACGGCGATATGTTCGAGCCGGGCGGCACCGCGCCGATGCCCTTCTTCCAGGTCTCCGGCGACAAGGAAAGCAAGGACGACGGCAAAAAGCAGAGGGGAAAAGGCAAAAAGGCGCAGGAGCAGCCGGAGAAGGAACAGAAGCGCAAGTTCCTCGACGGCTTCTGCATCAACCTTTCCGAGCGTGTCCGTCAGGGCAAGGTCGACCGCATCATCGGCCGCGACAAGGAGATCTACCGCGCCGTCCAGATACTCAACCGCCGCATCAAGAACAATCCCTGCCTCATCGGCGAAGCCGGCGTCGGCAAGACCGCCATCGCCGAGGGGCTCGCATATGCGCTTCAGCACGCGGATTTCATCCCTCCGCGCCTGCGCAAAAAGGAGATACACCTGCTCGACCTGACCGCGCTGGTCGCCGGAACGCAGTTCCGCGGGCAGTTCGAGAGCCGCGTCAAGGGGCTCGTCGACGAGGTCAAGCGCGAGGGGAACATCATACTTTTCATCGACGAGGTGCATAACCTCATCGGCACCGGCGAGAGCGAAGGCGGCATGAACGCCGCCAACATCCTCAAGCCCGCCCTTTCACGCGGCGAGATACAGGTCATCGGCGCGACCACCTTCGGCGAATACCGCAAGTATATCGAGAAGGACGCCGCGCTCGAGCGCCGCTTCCAGACGATAAACGTCGACGAGCCGAGCGTGGCCGAGACCGCCGCCATCCTCGAGGGGATAAAGGGCTATTACGAAGAACACCACGGCGTGAAGCTGGACGACGGGCTCTGTTACAAGGCCGCCTCCCTCGCCGCGAAATACATCACCGACCGCTTCATGCCGGATAAGGCGATAGACCTTATCGACGAGGCGTGCTCCACCGCGAGCATCAAGAACAAGGAAGCGGCGAAGCTCGCGGAGCTGGAGGAAAAGATCGCCGAGCTCTCCGCGCGCGAGGAGGAGCTTACGAACGTCGAGGCCTCCGAAGGCGGCGAGGAGAACAAGGACGAGATATTCAAAGAGATCGCCGACCTGCGCGTCGAGCGCTGCCGTCTTGAAGAGGACGCCGAGAAGCTCCGCCAAAAGAACCTCATTATGCCGGTCACGATCGCGGAGCTCGCCTCCGTCATCGAGCTGTGGACGGGCATTCCCGCCGACAGGATAAAGGAGCAGGAGTTCGACAAGCTCTCGCTGCTCGAGGAGCGCATCAAGCGCCGCGTCATCGGGCAGGACGAGGCGGTCGAAGCCGTCGTCCGCGCCGTCAAGCGCGCCCGCGCGGGGCTTACCACGCGCCGCCGCCCTGCGTCCTTCGTCTTCATGGGTCCCACCGGCGTCGGCAAGACGGAGCTCGTGCGCGTCATGGCGGAGGAGCTTTTCGACACGAAGGAGAACTTCATCCGGCTGGATATGTCGGAGTATATGGAGAAGCATTCCGTCAGCAAGCTCGTCGGCTCGCCACCCGGCTACATAGGCTACGACGAACAGGGGCAGCTGACCGAGCGCGTCCGCCGCAAGCCGAACTCGATAATCCTCTTCGACGAGATCGAGAAGGCGCACGCCGACGTGCTGAACATACTGCTTCAGATACTCGACGAAGGCCGCCTCACCGACGCCCACGGCAGGCGCGTGAACTTCGAGAACACCATCGTCGTCATGACCTCCAACGCGGGCAGCGGAACGGGCGTTTCCACCCTCGGCTTCACAGGAGGCGGCGGAGGCAGCTTCGATAAGACGAAGGCGGAGAAGGCGCTCAAGGAGATAATGCGCCCCGAGCTTCTGAGCCGCATCGACGACGTCATCTTCTTCAACAAGCTCACGCTCGATAACTACAAAGACATCGCCGGCCTGATGCTCGACGAGCTCGCCTCCGGCATGAAGGAGAAGGGGCTCAGCCTCGAATACGGCGACGACGTCAGACTCTGGCTCGCCTCCCGCGCGGAAGGCAGTCAGCAGTCCGCGCGCGAACTGCGCCGTCTGATACGCCGCAACGTCGAGGACGAGGTCGCGGAGCTGATGGTCACCGGAAAGATCAAGTCCGGCGTCGCGCTTTCCGCCGACGGCGAAGAGCTCAAAATCACCGCAAAGTAA
- a CDS encoding CDP-alcohol phosphatidyltransferase family protein — MNIPNVLTICRFIMIPFFFWAYKADNFLLAAILFFVAGVTDVLDGWIARRFNMTTDLGKIIDPLADKLMQMCAVVLLAWEFPQLLWLLAMLCAKEVLQIIGGFKLIKDKKEIMPSKWYGKLNTAIIFIFLSLLIWRGYGIEGHLDDSGASLGWGIPKPVCFVVFGIVGVLLVYSFIRYYIEGFKGAYKRAEIKAERHAERAEKLAERAEKHAEKAKEHADIAVRNAEQAVEKANDRAERAAAKAGEAAKAARKDETAED; from the coding sequence ATGAACATTCCGAACGTACTCACAATATGCAGATTCATAATGATCCCGTTCTTTTTCTGGGCGTACAAAGCGGATAACTTCCTGCTGGCTGCGATCCTCTTCTTCGTCGCGGGAGTTACCGACGTGCTCGACGGCTGGATCGCGCGCAGGTTCAACATGACGACCGACCTCGGCAAGATAATAGATCCGCTCGCGGACAAGCTGATGCAGATGTGCGCGGTCGTGCTCCTCGCGTGGGAGTTCCCGCAGCTGCTCTGGTTGCTCGCGATGCTCTGCGCCAAGGAGGTGCTGCAGATAATCGGCGGCTTCAAGCTGATAAAGGATAAGAAGGAGATTATGCCTTCGAAGTGGTACGGCAAGCTTAACACGGCGATAATCTTCATCTTTCTGAGCCTGCTCATCTGGCGCGGCTACGGTATCGAAGGCCACCTCGACGACAGCGGCGCTTCGCTCGGATGGGGCATTCCGAAGCCGGTCTGCTTCGTGGTCTTCGGCATCGTCGGAGTGCTGCTCGTGTACTCCTTCATCCGCTACTACATCGAGGGCTTCAAGGGCGCGTACAAGCGCGCCGAGATAAAAGCGGAGCGTCACGCCGAGAGGGCGGAGAAACTCGCCGAGCGCGCCGAAAAGCACGCCGAGAAGGCGAAGGAGCACGCGGATATCGCCGTCAGGAACGCCGAGCAGGCGGTCGAGAAGGCGAACGACCGCGCCGAACGCGCCGCCGCGAAAGCGGGGGAGGCCGCGAAGGCCGCCCGCAAGGACGAAACCGCAGAAGACTGA
- a CDS encoding CvpA family protein, producing MNIALDIIAVAIVAASVLLGIKKGFLKTVLALAGMILVFFLAYKLSVPLGNVIDEKIVNPSLRGTASSRIADKIGVELQEGDKEAQLENFEAEIEQKNESEEGLTVLGIGREKINQAAQEASGSVVKGIFSLVDKLSGSVSRIIAAVAIILAGVLILFVLKLVIRPILKAVHLGGFDSALGGVLGGARGVLIVLLLAFVLRLALPAISNTINRETIDKTLVFKYAYSLVDGE from the coding sequence ATGAATATTGCGCTTGATATCATAGCGGTCGCCATAGTCGCCGCATCCGTGCTTCTCGGCATAAAAAAGGGCTTTTTGAAGACGGTCCTCGCGCTCGCGGGAATGATTCTCGTCTTCTTCCTTGCGTATAAACTTTCCGTCCCGCTGGGGAACGTGATAGACGAAAAGATCGTCAATCCGTCGCTTCGCGGAACTGCGTCGAGCCGCATCGCCGACAAGATAGGCGTCGAGCTTCAGGAGGGCGACAAGGAAGCCCAGCTCGAGAACTTCGAGGCCGAGATAGAGCAGAAAAACGAGAGCGAGGAGGGGCTTACCGTCCTCGGCATCGGGAGGGAAAAGATAAATCAGGCGGCGCAGGAGGCGTCCGGCAGTGTCGTCAAGGGAATATTCTCGCTTGTCGATAAGCTTTCCGGCAGTGTTTCGCGTATTATCGCCGCGGTCGCGATAATCCTCGCGGGCGTGCTGATCCTCTTCGTGCTGAAGCTGGTCATACGTCCGATTCTGAAGGCGGTGCACCTCGGCGGGTTCGATTCCGCGCTCGGCGGCGTGCTCGGCGGCGCGCGGGGCGTGCTTATAGTGCTGCTGCTGGCGTTCGTCCTGCGGCTCGCGCTCCCCGCGATCTCAAACACGATCAACCGCGAGACCATAGACAAAACGCTGGTTTTCAAATACGCTTACTCACTCGTCGACGGCGAGTAA
- the truA gene encoding tRNA pseudouridine(38-40) synthase TruA, with protein sequence MERNIKLDITYIGSAYCGWQSQRNGTTVQETLAAAIEKLTGAYPKLHGCGRTDSGVHAKNYVCSFKTPSKASPETFVRGLNALLPRDIAVKAASEAALDFHARFSVTGKKYEYYILNSPQRDPFWEGRALHYPYPLDEKLLDKAAKAYLGEHDFSAFCSAGGSVKDKVRTITESSVRREGDLVVFSVAGSGFLYNMVRIMAGTLLEIAQGKIAPDALSGIIASGDRNAAGATAKPQGLYLSEVYYD encoded by the coding sequence ATGGAGCGAAATATTAAACTTGATATAACCTATATCGGCAGCGCCTACTGCGGCTGGCAGTCCCAGCGCAACGGCACGACGGTGCAGGAAACGCTCGCCGCCGCGATAGAGAAGCTGACCGGCGCGTATCCGAAGCTCCACGGCTGCGGCAGAACGGATTCCGGCGTCCACGCCAAGAACTACGTCTGCTCCTTCAAGACGCCGTCGAAGGCTTCGCCCGAAACCTTCGTGCGCGGGCTGAACGCGCTGCTGCCGCGCGATATCGCGGTGAAGGCGGCTTCCGAAGCGGCGCTGGACTTCCACGCGCGTTTCAGCGTGACGGGCAAGAAATACGAGTATTACATACTGAATTCGCCGCAGCGCGATCCGTTTTGGGAGGGGCGTGCGCTCCACTACCCCTACCCGCTGGACGAAAAGCTGCTCGACAAAGCGGCGAAGGCGTACCTCGGCGAGCACGACTTCTCGGCGTTTTGCTCGGCGGGCGGTTCTGTCAAAGATAAAGTCAGAACGATAACCGAATCGTCCGTGCGGCGCGAGGGCGACCTTGTCGTCTTCTCGGTCGCGGGCAGCGGATTTTTATACAACATGGTGCGGATAATGGCCGGCACGCTGCTTGAGATCGCGCAGGGCAAGATCGCTCCGGACGCGCTTTCGGGCATAATCGCCTCCGGCGACAGGAACGCCGCCGGCGCGACCGCGAAACCGCAGGGACTCTATTTGAGCGAAGTATATTACGACTGA
- a CDS encoding energy-coupling factor transporter transmembrane protein EcfT — translation MRDITLGSYYRADSVIHKLDARVKILLMIVLMAAIFTANGTVSYAAVFIFSVAVMLMTKVPLKLYMKSLKPLLILVVFTSLLNIFYTPGVIPLFDWWIFHPKFEGVLFSLKMIVRIVSLIIVSSALMYTTTPVALTDALEWLMKPLKFVRFPVHETALMMTLALRFIPTLLEEADKIMNAQKARGADFESGGLFRRAKALIPVLVPLLVSAFRRAPELATAMECRCYRGGEGRTKLRVMKAGYRDALAALIVLALLGAVIFARVKGIDVPPWSEILNLI, via the coding sequence ATGAGAGACATAACCCTCGGCAGCTACTACCGAGCCGATTCGGTCATCCACAAGCTCGACGCGCGCGTGAAGATACTGCTCATGATAGTGCTGATGGCGGCGATCTTCACCGCGAACGGCACCGTTTCATACGCCGCGGTCTTCATTTTCAGCGTCGCGGTGATGCTGATGACGAAGGTGCCGCTGAAGCTCTATATGAAGAGCTTAAAGCCGCTGCTGATACTCGTCGTATTCACCTCGCTGCTGAATATCTTTTACACCCCCGGCGTGATACCGCTTTTCGACTGGTGGATATTCCACCCGAAATTCGAGGGCGTTCTCTTCTCGCTTAAGATGATAGTGAGGATAGTCAGCCTGATAATTGTCAGCTCCGCGCTGATGTATACGACTACGCCGGTCGCGCTGACCGACGCGCTCGAATGGCTGATGAAGCCGCTGAAGTTCGTGCGCTTCCCGGTGCACGAAACGGCGCTGATGATGACCCTCGCGCTCCGCTTCATCCCGACTCTGCTCGAAGAGGCGGATAAGATAATGAACGCGCAGAAGGCGAGGGGAGCGGACTTCGAGAGCGGAGGCCTTTTCCGCAGGGCGAAGGCGCTGATACCGGTGCTCGTGCCGCTGCTCGTTTCGGCGTTCCGCCGCGCTCCGGAGCTCGCCACGGCTATGGAGTGCCGCTGCTACCGCGGCGGCGAGGGCAGAACGAAGCTCCGCGTCATGAAGGCGGGATACCGCGACGCGCTTGCCGCGCTGATAGTCCTCGCGCTGCTCGGCGCGGTGATATTCGCAAGGGTGAAAGGAATTGACGTGCCCCCATGGAGCGAAATATTAAACTTGATATAA
- a CDS encoding energy-coupling factor transporter ATPase: MITISTENLTHTYSPGSPFEKTAVSGVSFTLKSGDVMGVIGHTGSGKSTLIRHLNGLMKPTSGTVRADGEDIFAKGYDRRRLRHRVGLVFQYPEYQLFDETVEKDIAFGPRNMGCGDEEIKRRVEKAAEFAGLTARELKASPFELSGGQKRRAALAGVLAMEPEALVLDEPAAGLDPVSRRRIMLDILAYAKETNAAILLVSHSMEDIAAYTTSVAVMREGKFVMQGATREVFSRVGELAEHGLSVPQVTRICSETGCEGTVLTVEEGAEAVKKLLGRGSL; encoded by the coding sequence TTGATAACCATTTCCACGGAAAACCTGACTCATACCTACTCGCCCGGCAGTCCGTTTGAAAAGACCGCCGTCAGCGGCGTGTCCTTCACGCTGAAAAGCGGCGACGTCATGGGCGTGATCGGTCACACCGGCAGCGGAAAGTCCACGCTTATACGCCACCTGAACGGACTTATGAAGCCGACCTCCGGCACGGTCAGGGCGGACGGCGAGGACATCTTCGCCAAGGGCTACGACCGCCGCCGGCTGCGCCACCGCGTCGGCCTGGTTTTCCAGTACCCCGAATACCAGCTTTTCGACGAAACGGTCGAGAAGGATATCGCCTTCGGCCCGCGCAACATGGGCTGCGGCGATGAAGAAATAAAACGCCGCGTTGAGAAGGCGGCGGAGTTTGCCGGACTTACCGCGCGCGAGCTGAAGGCGTCGCCCTTCGAGCTCTCGGGCGGGCAGAAGCGCCGCGCCGCGCTCGCGGGCGTGCTCGCGATGGAGCCGGAGGCGCTGGTGCTCGACGAGCCCGCCGCGGGGCTCGATCCGGTGTCGCGCCGCCGCATAATGCTCGACATACTCGCCTACGCGAAGGAGACGAACGCCGCGATCCTGCTCGTCAGCCACTCGATGGAGGATATCGCCGCTTATACGACCTCGGTCGCCGTCATGCGCGAGGGAAAGTTCGTCATGCAGGGCGCGACGCGCGAGGTTTTCTCCCGCGTCGGCGAGCTTGCGGAGCACGGGCTTTCCGTGCCGCAGGTGACGCGCATCTGCTCCGAGACCGGTTGCGAAGGCACCGTTCTCACGGTCGAGGAGGGCGCGGAAGCGGTCAAAAAGCTGCTCGGGAGGGGTTCGTTATGA
- a CDS encoding energy-coupling factor transporter ATPase, producing MDEFVRFENAGFTYGKSETPALKNINMTIAKGEFVAVLGHNGSGKSTLAKLINCILVPTEGKVFTAGMDTSDEANTFEIRRRAGMVFQNPDNQLVATVVEDDVAFAPENLGLPREEIRRRVDDALNAVGMYDHREYTPANLSGGQKQRVAIAGVLAMEPECLIMDEATSMLDPVGRREVTAIAHRLNAERGMTVVCVTHHMSEAVSADRVIVLKEGGILLDGAPREVFSQREKLAESGLIPPQPSQLADLLRGEGFDLPAGILTADECIAAIKALLKG from the coding sequence ATGGACGAGTTTGTACGCTTTGAAAACGCCGGCTTCACCTACGGCAAGAGCGAAACGCCGGCGCTGAAAAATATAAATATGACCATCGCGAAGGGCGAATTCGTCGCGGTCCTCGGCCATAACGGCAGCGGCAAGTCCACGCTGGCGAAGCTCATCAACTGCATCCTTGTCCCCACCGAGGGCAAGGTCTTCACCGCCGGCATGGACACCTCCGACGAGGCGAATACGTTTGAAATACGCCGCCGCGCCGGTATGGTCTTCCAGAACCCCGATAACCAGCTCGTCGCCACCGTCGTCGAGGACGACGTGGCGTTCGCGCCGGAGAACCTCGGGCTTCCGCGCGAGGAGATACGCCGCAGAGTGGACGACGCGCTGAACGCGGTCGGGATGTACGATCACCGTGAGTATACGCCCGCGAACCTTTCCGGCGGGCAGAAGCAGCGCGTCGCGATCGCCGGCGTGCTCGCCATGGAGCCGGAATGTCTGATAATGGACGAGGCGACCTCGATGCTCGATCCCGTCGGCAGACGGGAGGTAACGGCGATCGCGCACCGGCTGAACGCGGAGCGCGGCATGACCGTCGTCTGCGTGACGCATCACATGAGCGAAGCGGTCTCCGCCGACCGCGTGATAGTGCTGAAGGAAGGCGGAATACTCCTCGACGGCGCGCCGCGGGAGGTCTTCTCGCAGCGCGAAAAGCTCGCGGAAAGCGGCCTGATACCGCCGCAGCCGTCGCAGCTCGCGGATCTGCTCCGCGGCGAAGGCTTCGACCTCCCCGCCGGCATTCTCACCGCCGACGAGTGCATAGCCGCGATAAAAGCCCTTTTGAAAGGATAA
- a CDS encoding class I SAM-dependent methyltransferase, translated as MRIANGWRDYELLDASDGERLERWGDFCVVRPDPQVIWTTDKKDRRWREFAGRYHRSETGGGRWEDRGLPAQSRISYGGYNFVIKPMGFKHMGIFPEQAVNWDYAAAKLKKRSGARVLNLFAYTGGATVACLAAGAQVTHVDASKGMIAMAKENAALSGLADAPVRWIADDCLAFVRREQRRGKTYDAIICDPPSYGRGSGSQVWKLEDDLYVFCAECAKLLSDDPVFFILNMYTTALAPSVGGQILSLTAGKGANSRTVSDEIGLPIVSGGALPCGNTTITEFLK; from the coding sequence ATGAGGATTGCAAACGGCTGGCGCGATTACGAGCTGCTCGACGCTTCCGACGGCGAACGCCTGGAGCGCTGGGGCGACTTCTGCGTCGTGCGCCCCGACCCGCAGGTGATATGGACGACGGATAAAAAAGATCGCCGCTGGCGCGAATTCGCCGGCCGCTACCACCGCTCCGAAACGGGCGGCGGACGCTGGGAGGACAGAGGTCTTCCGGCGCAGTCGCGCATCAGTTACGGCGGCTATAACTTCGTTATCAAGCCGATGGGCTTCAAGCATATGGGCATCTTTCCGGAGCAGGCGGTCAACTGGGATTACGCCGCGGCGAAGCTGAAAAAGCGTTCCGGCGCGCGCGTGCTCAACCTCTTCGCCTACACCGGCGGAGCGACCGTCGCCTGCCTCGCCGCCGGCGCGCAGGTCACGCACGTCGACGCGTCGAAGGGCATGATCGCGATGGCGAAGGAAAACGCCGCGCTCTCCGGCCTCGCGGATGCGCCAGTGCGCTGGATCGCGGACGACTGCCTCGCCTTCGTCCGCCGCGAACAGCGCCGCGGCAAGACCTACGACGCGATAATCTGCGATCCCCCGTCCTACGGCAGGGGAAGCGGCTCGCAGGTGTGGAAGCTGGAGGACGACCTTTACGTCTTCTGCGCCGAGTGCGCCAAGCTGCTCTCGGACGATCCCGTTTTCTTCATTCTGAATATGTATACCACCGCGCTCGCGCCGTCTGTCGGCGGGCAGATACTTTCCCTCACCGCGGGCAAGGGCGCGAACAGCCGCACGGTCAGCGACGAGATCGGGCTTCCGATAGTCAGCGGCGGGGCGCTTCCCTGCGGCAACACCACGATAACGGAGTTTTTGAAATAG